Genomic DNA from Chlorogloeopsis sp. ULAP01:
CTTCAGGAAAATGAGTTTGCAGAAATTCTTTGGCTTGGGGTGAATCAGAGTTGTAAAGAGCTTGGTAGGCTTTGCCATCAACCCAAGTTGTGGTTAAGTCACGACGTTGCAGCAAAAATTCCATCAGGATATCTAATCCCCCATTATCCAAGACAGCTAGCTGCGGGATCAACTGTTGTTGGACTTGAATTGACCCAGCAATTAACTGGCGGCGCAGGGATTCGATGTCAGAAGAGGAGCCTGATACAATCATTGGGTCTGTCATGCTATTCTTGTGGAAACGCGATCGGTGAACAAGCAATTAACTAACAAATTTTGTGAACTGGTTAGTACTGATAGCGTAGAGTAGTTTACAGGAAATTGTCTGCGAAACCTACTCATTCATACTTGTGCTTTCATGAATTAAATTAATATGTGCAGCACCTAAAGACCTGATAAACTCTCGCAAAATATCCGTTTTGGTTCTACCTACAGCTTGGCAGTGGGTTTCTAATATTGCGAACTCTTGCTCGCTCACCCTGATGGTAATCTCTCTTTTATTCTTCATTGCTGCTATTTTGCTGTATATATCCAGAGTACACTAATTGCGCCTGCAAGCGATAAGATAGCATCCAGAGACTCTGCTAACTCCTGAAAAGAAATGCCCCGCTTTCTAACTTTATCAAAACGGGACAAGACAAATCTGCTAGCCTTCCAAACAAGGCAGTAAAGTTGGTTAGTAGTCACTAACCACTAACCACTATTCAGTAACATATTGAAGCTGAAAGCCCAAAGTCCATTGATGTCGCTGCGTCACAATCAGGAGTGTGTGAATGTACGAAAAAATTACCCCCCCCTCAACTGGATCAAAAATTACCTTCAACAACGGTGAGCCGATTGTTCCTGACAATCCAATTATCCCGTTTATTCGCGGCGACGGTACTGGTATTGATATTTGGCCTGCTACCCAAAAAGTGCTTGATGCTGCTGTGGAAGTGGCATACAAGGGCGAGCGGAAAATTAGCTGGTTTAAGGTTTACGCAGGTGATGAGGCTTGTGAATTATACGGAACTTATCAGTATTTACCACAGGATACCTTAACAGCAATTCAAGAATATGGTGTCGCCATCAAAGGGCCTTTGACAACTCCAATCGGCGGTGGCATTCGCTCACTTAATGTAGCTTTACGTCAAATTTTTGACCTTTATGCTTGCGTGCGTCCTTGTCGTTACTATGCAGGTACCCCTTCTCCTCATAAAAATCCAGAAAAACTTGATGTGATTGTTTATCGAGAAAATACGGAAGACATTTATTTGGGGATCGAGTGGCGACAAGGTAGCGAAATTGCCAACACCCTAATCGAATATCTCAACAAAGAACTCATTCCTGCTACACCAGAACACGGTAAAAAGCAAATTCCCCTAGATTCTGGTATTGGCATTAAACCCATTAGTAAATCAGGTTCTCAGCGTTTAGTACGGCGTGCCATCAAACACGCTTTGCAATTACCCAAGCACAAGCAAATGGTGACTTTAGTCCACAAGGGCAATATTATGAAGTATACCGAAGGCGCTTTCCGTGATTGGGGTTACGAACTGGCAACGAGCGAGTTTCGCGCTTCATGCGTTACAGAGCGAGAATCTTGGATTTTGAGCAACAAAGAAAAAAACCCCGATCTAACTCCACAAGCAAATGCACGGATGATTGATCCTGGGTTTGATGCCATGACTGAGGAGAAAAAAGCTCAAATTGTCAAGGAAGTGGAAACAGTTGTTAATGCAATTTGGGAAACGCACGGAAATAGCAAGTGGAAAGATAAGGTGATGGTAAACGATCGCATTGCTGATAGTATTTTCCAACAAATCCAAACCAGACCGGATGAATATTCTATCCTGGCGACAATGAATTTGAATGGTGATTACTTGTCTGATGCGGCAGCAGCAGTTGTTGGTGGATTAGGCATGGGGCCGGGTGCTAATATTGGCGATCAATGTGCCGTTTTTGAAGCTACCCACGGTACAGCACCAAAACATGCAGGGCTAGATCGAGTTAATCCTGGCTCGGTAATTTTATCTGGTGTGATGATGCTGGAGTATCTGGGATGGCAAGAAGCAGCAAACTTGGTTAAGAAAGGTTTAGGAGATGCGATCGCTAATCGGCAAGTTACTTATGACTTGGCAAGATTAATGGAACCACCAGTAGAACCCTTGAAGTGTTCTGAATTCGCTGAGGCGATTATCAAGCACTTTAGTTAAATCAAATAAAAGTCCTCAAACTTCGGTTGCAGATGTTCAGATCCCCGAATTTTTGAAAAAGTCGGGGATCTATAAAAAACAGACTTATTAACTACTTCAGTCAGCGTTTCTTCATTTGCTGTTAACTGCGAGGATTGCCAACTGTATCTCTACCAACTTCTTTTGCGTAGTTACCAGCATCCTGGATATTTTCCTTGATATTTTCCAGTCCTTTTCTAGCTCCTTTAGCAAAATCTTCAGCTGTTCCTTGAGCTTTTTCTCCTACATCTCCAGCTTTTTGTTGAATATTTCTGCCTAATCTTCCTGCATCGGAACCAATACGACTAGCAGCTTCACCTGGATTATTTGTTGATTTCTCTGATTGTAGTTGAGCAGAATTTTCCTTGAGAAACTCAGCTCTTGCTTTTGCTTGGCTAGCCCCTCCCTTGGATCTAGGATCTACATCACTAAAGTTATTCATCCCACCTTCAGGAGGATTGAGGACATTGTCACCTTTGGGAACGTATATTTCTGAATTCGGTCTAACATTAGGCTGGGAAGCTTGGCGGGGCTGTACACCATTTTGTCCAGGCAGTGTTGCACCAGCACTACCACAAGCCTGAGTAAAGAATAATAGAATTCCTGCTACAAAAACCATCAGAATTTGACGCAAGTTAACTTTCTTGATCCAAGCAATTACTTTGTTCATTATGCAACTCCTTGCAGTTATTTGACTAAGTTAAAAAATTTGGTAGCAATCAATTGGAGAATATTAGGTTTTCGGATTTATTAAGATAGTCCTTCAACCAAATATTTAAGAGTAGGAATGAATATTATCTATTCACTGCTGGATTCGGTTTTAATTCAGGTCTAGCACCAGCTTCGTCTGCCTTATCTTTCAAAAAGCCAGATGCTTCTTCAACTGCCTCTTTGACAGTCTCAAGTCTTCCTTTAACTCTTTCGCCTACATTTGATTCGTATTGAATCTGTCCACCAGGTTCAGGTTGCTGAAAATCTCTTTCAGATTTCAATGGCAATTCACCCTCTTTGTATGCTCTACCTACGGGGGTTTCTGCACCTGGGTAAAGCAGTTCTTCACTATTGGTGGTAGCAATTAGTTGTGTATTTAGCTGTGAACTAGCTTGATCACGTCCAGACTTGGACATTTTCAAATTTGTGTAACTGTCTCCACCATTTTTGTAGGGATTATTTGCGCCACCAGCTTGTACAGGTGGATTATTGGGATTTGCTGCGTTAGGGTAGGGTTTACTACAAGCAGTACCAACTATCAACAATAATCCTGCCAAAAATACAGTTAAAACTTGGCGAATTTGCAGTTTTTTTAAAAAAGCAGTTAAACTGTTCACCAATTCCTCCTTTATACTCCAAACAAGCTTCTGCACCGAATTCTATAAAATTCTGCCAAAATTTCTTGCTGGATTTAATTGATTAGAAGTAACAATCGATTTTTAAGAATACGTAGTAAAAAGGAACCTTTTCCTCTAGCCGAAGTCACATTCTTGTTTGTAAGAATATGTTCTGTATCTCTTACTTAAGAGAGATATAAGTTTCTATAATTAGCTTTTGCTTTTAGTTAGTGAATATTAAATTTTTAAATTTCTGTTATGGATAGACTAAATCAGTTGGCTAAAAAATCGACTAAAAGAGAAATAAGAGCAATCAACTCAAAAAATTAAAGTAACACTCAAACAGGAATTTTTAGTAGTTAATAGTTATTTTTGATAAGCTGTCTACGAGGCACTGATAGCTGCTACTAAATTATTATTAATGAGCTACAACAATACCACAAAAGGGAAATTTGGGAATTATTGCTGACATAACATATGATTTGAGGTGTTCAACTATAAGAGTAGCTGCTCAGTTAAATCACCACAATGATCAAGAAAATTTTACGCTGGCTAATTTTGGGTGGAACATTATTTTTTTTAGCAACAGCTTTAAAAAATAATTGGCAAGAAATTTCTGCTATTCACATTGATGCAGCAGGATGGGCAATTATCGCGATCGCTACGGGTGTAACTTTACTAGCACACACTTGGGCAGGTTGGATATGGACTTGGATTCTCAAAGATTTAAATCACTCAGTGCAGTCTTCCTCCTTCATCTATGTTTACTTAAAAACTAATATTGCTAAGTATTTACCTGGTAATGTTTGGCATTACTACGGGCGAATTATGGCAGCGAAAAATGCAAATGTTTCAGCTAGTGCAGCTACTCTGAGCGTATTATTAGAACCATTACTAATGGCAGCAGCAGCTTTGGTTATTGTCCTGCTGGGTGGTTTTGTAGTTACAGTTAATACTAGTTTAGCTGTACGAGTAGTGCAAATAATTGGTTTGGTTATAGTTCTTGGTGCAATCCATCCCCGTTTTTTGAACCCATTAATTCGCTTTTTACACCGATTGAAAACTAGAAAATCTCATACTGCTACTTCCGATGTCAATTTAGCCATGAAAAACTATCCACTCCAACCTTTGTTAGGAGAGATAGGTTTTTTAGGATTACGTGGTACAGGTTTTATTTTAATTTTATATGCTTTGGAGCCTTTGAATTGGAGTCAAATTCCTATATTGCTGGGGGCTTTCAGTTTCGCTTGGTTACTAGGGTTAGTTGTTCCAGGTGCGCCAGGTGGGTTAGGTGTGTTTGAAACAACAGCGATCGCACTATTACAAAATAATTTTCCTGCGGCAGTAGTAATAAGTGCAATGGGCGTATATCGATTGATGAGTATAGTAGCCGAAACTAGTGGTGCAGTCCTAGCTACCTTAGACGAACGCTTTTTTAAATAAACTAAAAATACAGATCCCCGACTTTTCTAAAAAGTCAGGGAGATTAGAGAGTGTTTCATTAGTCTTTTTTATTCTATAGGACTCATATTTGATTTTTGAAAAATACGTAGGGTGTGTTGTCGCGAAGCGTAACGCACCGTTTTCAAGGGTTAGGTACTAAAGTCATAGCACAACGACA
This window encodes:
- a CDS encoding DUF6658 family protein, whose amino-acid sequence is MNSLTAFLKKLQIRQVLTVFLAGLLLIVGTACSKPYPNAANPNNPPVQAGGANNPYKNGGDSYTNLKMSKSGRDQASSQLNTQLIATTNSEELLYPGAETPVGRAYKEGELPLKSERDFQQPEPGGQIQYESNVGERVKGRLETVKEAVEEASGFLKDKADEAGARPELKPNPAVNR
- a CDS encoding NADP-dependent isocitrate dehydrogenase, which produces MYEKITPPSTGSKITFNNGEPIVPDNPIIPFIRGDGTGIDIWPATQKVLDAAVEVAYKGERKISWFKVYAGDEACELYGTYQYLPQDTLTAIQEYGVAIKGPLTTPIGGGIRSLNVALRQIFDLYACVRPCRYYAGTPSPHKNPEKLDVIVYRENTEDIYLGIEWRQGSEIANTLIEYLNKELIPATPEHGKKQIPLDSGIGIKPISKSGSQRLVRRAIKHALQLPKHKQMVTLVHKGNIMKYTEGAFRDWGYELATSEFRASCVTERESWILSNKEKNPDLTPQANARMIDPGFDAMTEEKKAQIVKEVETVVNAIWETHGNSKWKDKVMVNDRIADSIFQQIQTRPDEYSILATMNLNGDYLSDAAAAVVGGLGMGPGANIGDQCAVFEATHGTAPKHAGLDRVNPGSVILSGVMMLEYLGWQEAANLVKKGLGDAIANRQVTYDLARLMEPPVEPLKCSEFAEAIIKHFS
- a CDS encoding lysylphosphatidylglycerol synthase domain-containing protein translates to MIKKILRWLILGGTLFFLATALKNNWQEISAIHIDAAGWAIIAIATGVTLLAHTWAGWIWTWILKDLNHSVQSSSFIYVYLKTNIAKYLPGNVWHYYGRIMAAKNANVSASAATLSVLLEPLLMAAAALVIVLLGGFVVTVNTSLAVRVVQIIGLVIVLGAIHPRFLNPLIRFLHRLKTRKSHTATSDVNLAMKNYPLQPLLGEIGFLGLRGTGFILILYALEPLNWSQIPILLGAFSFAWLLGLVVPGAPGGLGVFETTAIALLQNNFPAAVVISAMGVYRLMSIVAETSGAVLATLDERFFK
- a CDS encoding DUF6658 family protein yields the protein MNKVIAWIKKVNLRQILMVFVAGILLFFTQACGSAGATLPGQNGVQPRQASQPNVRPNSEIYVPKGDNVLNPPEGGMNNFSDVDPRSKGGASQAKARAEFLKENSAQLQSEKSTNNPGEAASRIGSDAGRLGRNIQQKAGDVGEKAQGTAEDFAKGARKGLENIKENIQDAGNYAKEVGRDTVGNPRS